The following proteins come from a genomic window of Leptospira bandrabouensis:
- a CDS encoding pyridoxal phosphate-dependent aminotransferase, with protein sequence MEPREFFIEDRLERFRLKAFCNLGESGLGFFRLEEVLGMAGISVSDLLDLPMNDAPNQGSLELRSAIAKLYPGVSPEQVLVTTGTGEALYLAFHMMVKPKTKVALIWPAFQALYEIPKMLGAEIIPVPQEKAFLASTWKEIDANLYILNHPHNPTGKTFPDAEWENLLSWFREKKKLVLFDEHYRFLPGEGSLGKTGVDPNHSFFGTGSFTKCFGVTGLRVGWLVAEESFVQRARSFKDYLTHTVSPISEKIALGLLENKESFLPGIQTRVRNNIAKFTSLWRKLPHTKDFTVPQGGLVGWLMLEPGISSEAYADRLFEKTGVFVLPGSNFEEEGFLRIGFGETEERMAEGLKRWSECTDLI encoded by the coding sequence TTGGAACCTAGAGAATTTTTCATTGAAGATCGATTGGAACGATTTCGCTTAAAGGCATTTTGTAATTTAGGAGAGAGTGGGCTTGGGTTTTTTCGTTTAGAAGAAGTGCTAGGGATGGCAGGTATTTCTGTTTCTGACCTTCTCGACCTACCCATGAACGATGCACCGAACCAAGGTTCCCTGGAACTGCGCTCTGCCATTGCCAAGCTTTATCCCGGAGTTTCGCCCGAACAGGTTCTTGTCACCACAGGAACTGGTGAGGCCTTGTACTTAGCATTTCATATGATGGTAAAACCCAAAACCAAGGTGGCACTCATTTGGCCCGCCTTCCAAGCTCTCTATGAAATTCCTAAAATGCTCGGCGCCGAAATCATTCCAGTCCCACAGGAAAAAGCATTCCTTGCCTCTACTTGGAAAGAAATTGATGCTAATCTTTATATCCTAAACCATCCTCACAATCCTACAGGAAAAACTTTTCCAGATGCCGAATGGGAAAACCTCCTCAGTTGGTTTCGGGAAAAAAAGAAACTGGTCCTTTTTGATGAACACTACCGGTTTTTACCGGGAGAGGGTTCTCTTGGAAAAACGGGAGTGGATCCCAATCATTCTTTTTTTGGAACAGGTTCCTTTACCAAATGTTTTGGAGTCACAGGGCTAAGGGTTGGATGGCTTGTCGCAGAAGAATCGTTTGTACAAAGGGCACGTTCTTTTAAAGACTACTTAACTCATACTGTTTCTCCCATATCCGAAAAAATTGCCCTTGGACTTCTGGAAAACAAAGAATCATTTTTACCTGGGATCCAAACACGGGTGAGAAACAATATCGCAAAGTTTACTTCACTTTGGAGGAAACTCCCCCATACCAAAGACTTTACTGTACCACAAGGGGGGCTTGTGGGTTGGCTTATGTTAGAGCCGGGTATATCTTCTGAAGCATATGCCGATAGGCTTTTTGAAAAAACAGGTGTGTTTGTTTTGCCTGGATCTAATTTTGAAGAAGAAGGTTTCCTTCGGATTGGATTTGGGGAAACGGAAGAGCGAATGGCAGAAGGCCTAAAGCGATGGAGTGAATGTACGGATCTCATTTAA